One window from the genome of Saccharomyces mikatae IFO 1815 strain IFO1815 genome assembly, chromosome: 6 encodes:
- the MIL1 gene encoding Mil1p (similar to Saccharomyces cerevisiae YFL034W; ancestral locus Anc_8.32) has product MSDSEEDLGIQLKGLKIARHLKDSEEHTSEEPEAGSEHDCGSFDQDDLTVMHTHVKEELYKQKKGEEARNKDSFHEEGAGNADTSFSSLHSEAHEEDSGVNQSKDLRLQDPFKSVQDPNCLSSTKSKGCSDSDSDSDDGGWQEMPAISSFNIYNHRGELELTSKVRNRELPSDSPPIVPSVNNHKSANDSRFDYTKMAAEQQAQRSYRTNKKTDFLFHHKVLKKKINNSQTSINLTPSPSTTSLNNENNSDDGDDSYDEYEDDVEPVNDLNRDSQLNITKNLLSDMEKFAYIGAINILANQMCTNLATLCLCIDIKSHKKLAHRLQFTQKDMAAWKTVVLSRLYDHLGISPEEIVMIEKLSLHKIQLEDLCKCLKTTQSIDNPWENDAGHNRSAPDKTTNDECPNEQNGTAQPSTSKLEQQSQTSEISKARESTLSLEVPSKVLDPENVKNQDRLNIDVAWTIICDLFLICLQSSTYDSRSRTLLINFAKVLNMTSLEICEFERRVTDSLDMEQSTEDQVWDEQDHMKNRRKSKRRKKMAYVALAMVGGSLVLGLSGGLLAPVIGGGIAAGLSTIGITGATSFLTGVGGTTVVAVSSTAIGANIGARGMSKRMGSVRTFEFRPLHNNRRVNLILTVSGWMVGNEDDVRLPFSTVDPVEGDLYSLYWEPEMLKSIGQTVSIVATEIFTTSLQQILGATVLTALISSIQWPMALSKLGYILDNPWNVSLDRAWSAGKILADTLIARNLGARPITLVGFSIGARVIFSCLIELCKKRALGLIENVYLFGTPAVMKKEQLVMARSVVSGRFVNGYSDKDWFLAYLFRAAAGGFSAVMGISTIEDVEGFENVNCTEFVDGHLNYRKSMPKLLKRIGIAVLSEEFVEIEEMMNPEEVKRKRKLINDVDAAQKKLNQRKKHNSWVPKWLKPKKSKWKVMVEEAVEEGRDMQDSPENVVNNNENEIPDEQEGTNNPKRKDAALVDHGALMHELQLIKQAMHEEELKNKACLAGEMKKVETSTESSAERQLKLPSTPNMNPPQSPNNFQLLSAGRTILPEDDDMDSRGRRKMEFSFPDDI; this is encoded by the coding sequence ATGTCTGAttcagaagaagatttgGGTATACAGTTAAAAGGCTTGAAGATAGCAAGGCACTTGAAGGATTCAGAAGAGCATACTAGTGAGGAACCGGAAGCAGGTTCGGAACATGATTGCGGCTCGTTTGACCAAGATGATTTAACTGTTATGCATACACATGtcaaagaagaactttATAAGCAGAAAAAAGGGGAGGAAGCACGCAATAAGGATTCATTTCATGAGGAAGGAGCGGGAAATGCGGATACGAGTTTTTCCTCATTGCACTCAGAAGCCCATGAAGAAGATAGCGGCGTTAATCAGAGCAAAGATCTTCGTCTGCAGGATCCCTTCAAATCGGTACAGGATCCCAATTGTTTGTCAAGTACGAAGTCGAAAGGCTGCTCTGATTCCGACTCGGATTCCGATGATGGAGGATGGCAAGAGATGCCCGCCATATCGTCGttcaatatatataatcaTAGAGGTGAACTAGAGTTGACCTCCAAGGTCAGAAATCGAGAACTGCCTTCAGACTCACCTCCCATAGTTCCTTCGGTGAACAACCACAAAAGTGCCAATGACTCAAGATTCGATTATACGAAAATGGCCGCAGAGCAGCAAGCTCAGCGATCCTATCGtacaaataaaaagacAGATTTCCTGTTCCACCataaagttttgaaaaagaaaattaataATTCGCAAACCTCCATAAATCTAACCCCTTCCCCTTCAACTACCTCTTTaaacaatgaaaataatagcGATGATGGGGATGATTCTTATGACGAATATGAGGATGATGTGGAACCGGTAAACGACTTGAATCGGGACTCGCAGTTAAACATAACGAAAAACCTATTATCTGATATGGAGAAGTTTGCCTATATAGGTGCAATAAACATTTTGGCAAATCAAATGTGTACTAATTTGGCGACGTTGTGTCTCTGTATTGACATCAAATCCCATAAAAAATTGGCACATCGGCTACAGTTTACCCAAAAAGACATGGCTGCGTGGAAAACCGTCGTACTATCAAGGCTATATGACCATTTAGGTATATCTCCAGAAGAAATCGTAATGATTGAGAAACTTTCTCTGCACAAAATCCAACTAGAAGATTTGTGTAAGTGTTTAAAAACCACTCAGAGCATTGATAATCCATGGGAGAATGATGCGGGCCACAACAGAAGTGCTCCGGATAAAACAACCAATGACGAATGTCCCAATGAACAAAATGGTACGGCACAACCCAGTACATCTAAACTAGAGCAACAATCCCAAACATCTGAGATATCGAAAGCAAGAGAATCTACATTATCTTTGGAGGTTCCATCAAAGGTTCTTGACCCGGAAAATGTAAAGAACCAGGATAGATTAAATATTGATGTAGCATGGACTATTATATGTGACCTTTTCCTAATATGCTTACAGTCTTCCACTTATGATTCAAGATCAAGGACTTTGTTAATCAACTTCGCAAAAGTTTTGAATATGACAAGTCTGGAGATTTGTGAATTTGAAAGACGAGTAACAGATTCTTTGGATATGGAGCAATCTACAGAGGACCAAGTATGGGATGAACAAGATCACATGAAAAATAGAAGGAAAAGtaagagaagaaagaaaatggcaTATGTTGCACTGGCTATGGTAGGTGGTTCTTTGGTCCTTGGACTAAGTGGCGGTTTACTAGCACCCGTTATCGGTGGAGGGATTGCTGCTGGTTTATCAACGATAGGCATAACTGGTGCTACTAGTTTTTTAACTGGTGTGGGTGGTACTACCGTGGTTGCCGTTTCAAGTACTGCTATTGGTGCTAACATTGGTGCGAGAGGTATGTCAAAGAGGATGGGGAGTGTGCGAACCTTTGAGTTCAGACCGTTGCATAATAATAGGAGAGTTAATCTGATACTAACAGTGTCAGGTTGGATGGTTGGTAACGAAGATGATGTTAGATTACCATTTTCTACGGTAGATCCTGTTGAAGGTGATTTATACTCGTTATATTGGGAACCGGAGATGTTAAAGTCTATTGGTCAAACGGTTAGTATTGTGGCTACCGAAATCTTCACTACCTCACTTCAGCAAATTTTGGGTGCCACCGTTTTAACAGCATTGATCAGTTCTATTCAATGGCCAATGGCTTTGTCAAAACTAGGCTATATTTTAGATAACCCATGGAATGTTTCTCTGGACAGAGCTTGGTCAGCAGGCAAAATTCTCGCAGATACTCTCATTGCAAGGAATTTGGGTGCTCGCCCAATTACACTAGTTGGCTTTTCGATAGGAGCTagagttattttttcttgtttaatCGAATTGTGCAAGAAAAGGGCTTTAGGTTTGATTGAGAATGTTTACCTTTTTGGTACGCCGGCTGTCatgaaaaaggaacaaCTCGTCATGGCAAGGTCTGTAGTCAGTGGGAGGTTTGTAAACGGTTATTCGGATAAGGATTGGTTCTTGGCATATTTATTTAGAGCTGCTGCTGGGGGATTTAGCGCTGTTATGGGAATTTCTACAATAGAAGACGTTGaaggttttgaaaatgttaaTTGCACAGAATTTGTTGATGGTCATTTAAATTATCGTAAAAGCATGCccaaattattgaaaagaattggTATTGCAGTTTTAAGCGAGGAGTTTGTTGAGATAGAAGAGATGATGAACCCCGAAGaagtgaaaagaaaaaggaagtTAATAAATGATGTTGATGCAgcacaaaaaaaactgaatcaaagaaaaaagcataACAGTTGGGTACCCAAATGGTTGAAACCAAAGAAGTCCAAATGGAAAGTTATGGTTGAAGAAGCTGTCGAGGAGGGAAGGGACATGCAGGATTCACCAGAAAACGTCGTCAATAACAATGAGAATGAAATCCCAGATGAACAGGAAGGGACAAATAATCCAAAACGTAAAGATGCTGCTCTTGTAGATCATGGGGCGTTGATGCATGAATTACAGCTAATAAAACAAGCGATGCATGAGGAAGAATTAAAGAATAAAGCATGTTTGGCTGgagaaatgaagaaagttgAAACATCCACCGAATCTTCAGCGGAGCGACAGCTCAAATTACCTTCCACACCAAATATGAATCCACCACAAAGTCCTAATAACTTTCAATTATTAAGCGCGGGAAGAACTATTCTTCCAGAGGATGATGATATGGATTCCCGAGGGAGAAGGAAAATGGAATTTTCATTCCCGGATGATATCTGA